Proteins from a genomic interval of Arthrobacter sp. CAN_C5:
- a CDS encoding DUF3099 domain-containing protein — protein sequence MSKQIRHGADVHSITDARTPHSDEVRGRMIKYSISMGIRLVCLVLVFFVEGWLQWVVIAGAVVLPYFAVIFANGGSDTSDIPHSQSLIDNVPLPALEPMAPAPVEPADDVLQGEIIDDDIDPTAIQDADREYIDREYIDREYIDRDKGRPTA from the coding sequence ATGAGCAAGCAGATCCGGCACGGCGCTGACGTACACAGTATTACTGACGCGCGAACCCCTCATAGTGACGAAGTCCGCGGGCGGATGATCAAGTACTCCATTTCGATGGGGATCCGCCTGGTGTGTCTCGTTCTGGTGTTCTTCGTCGAGGGTTGGCTGCAGTGGGTGGTCATCGCGGGCGCGGTTGTCCTCCCCTACTTCGCCGTGATCTTCGCCAACGGAGGATCCGACACAAGCGACATCCCGCACAGCCAGTCCCTCATTGACAATGTGCCGCTCCCAGCGCTTGAGCCCATGGCTCCGGCCCCGGTGGAGCCTGCCGACGATGTGCTGCAGGGCGAGATTATCGACGACGACATCGATCCCACTGCCATCCAGGACGCTGACCGTGAGTACATCGACCGTGAGTACATCGACCGTGAGTACATCGACCGTGACAAGGGCCGACCCACCGCATGA
- a CDS encoding SDR family oxidoreductase — protein sequence MAALTGTTAIVTGSSRGIGADVAKLLADEGAAVVVNYRQKAPRAAKVVAGIEAAGGKAVAVGADLTTAEGSAALIQAAVDNFGGLGLLVLNASGGMESGVEEDYALKLNRDAQVNMLRAAMEVMPAGSRVVFITSHQAHFINEVPTMAAYEAVARSKRAGEDALRELLPELEAKGITLVVVSGDMIEGTVTATLLDRATPGAIEARREQAGKLYSVAEFAAEIAKMATADVPNGHTEYVGGHEYFTR from the coding sequence ATGGCTGCGCTGACCGGCACAACCGCAATCGTTACTGGATCATCACGGGGAATCGGGGCTGATGTCGCGAAACTGCTCGCCGACGAGGGTGCCGCCGTCGTCGTGAACTACCGCCAGAAGGCACCCCGCGCTGCGAAGGTGGTGGCCGGGATCGAGGCTGCCGGGGGCAAGGCCGTCGCCGTGGGCGCCGACCTCACCACCGCTGAGGGGTCGGCAGCGCTGATCCAGGCAGCCGTCGACAACTTCGGCGGGCTAGGCCTGCTGGTCCTCAACGCGTCCGGCGGGATGGAATCGGGGGTCGAGGAAGACTACGCCCTGAAACTCAACCGCGATGCCCAGGTCAACATGCTGCGCGCCGCGATGGAGGTCATGCCTGCAGGGTCGCGGGTGGTTTTCATCACCAGCCACCAGGCGCACTTCATCAATGAAGTCCCCACCATGGCAGCCTACGAGGCCGTTGCCCGCAGCAAGCGTGCCGGCGAGGACGCGCTCCGCGAGCTTCTCCCCGAGCTGGAAGCCAAGGGCATCACCCTTGTGGTGGTCTCCGGCGACATGATCGAGGGCACTGTCACCGCCACCCTGCTCGACCGGGCCACCCCGGGGGCTATCGAGGCACGCCGCGAGCAGGCAGGGAAGCTCTACTCAGTCGCCGAGTTTGCTGCCGAAATCGCGAAAATGGCCACCGCGGATGTGCCCAACGGCCACACCGAGTACGTCGGCGGTCACGAATACTTCACCAGGTAA
- a CDS encoding ABC transporter ATP-binding protein, with product MSDVLELAGVSLVRGGKKLLDSVDWQVKEGERWVIMGPNGAGKTTLLQVAGARIHPTTGVAGILDEVLGAVDVFELRPRIGLASAALAAQIPEHETVLNVVVTASYGVTGRWREQYEKQDARRAFALLDTWGMSTFMNRKFSSLSEGERKRVQIARALMTDPELLLLDEPGAGLDLAGREDLISRLTTLAQDEEAPVMILVTHHLEEVPPGFTHAMLMRDGGIVASGPIDTVFTEEHLSAAFDVPLDVRQQDGRYTAVARVSA from the coding sequence ATGAGTGATGTTCTTGAGTTAGCTGGGGTAAGCCTTGTCCGGGGCGGTAAGAAGCTGTTGGACAGTGTGGACTGGCAGGTCAAGGAGGGCGAACGCTGGGTGATCATGGGTCCCAATGGTGCCGGCAAGACCACTTTGCTGCAGGTGGCCGGAGCGCGGATCCACCCCACCACCGGAGTGGCAGGCATTCTCGATGAAGTACTCGGTGCCGTTGACGTGTTTGAACTACGGCCACGCATCGGGCTCGCCTCCGCGGCCCTCGCCGCACAGATTCCCGAGCACGAAACGGTGCTGAACGTGGTCGTTACCGCCTCCTACGGCGTAACCGGCCGGTGGCGGGAGCAGTACGAGAAGCAGGACGCGCGCCGGGCCTTCGCCCTTCTCGACACGTGGGGCATGTCGACCTTCATGAACCGCAAGTTTTCCTCCCTCAGTGAGGGGGAGCGCAAACGGGTCCAGATCGCCCGTGCCCTGATGACCGACCCCGAACTGTTGCTGTTGGACGAGCCCGGCGCAGGACTCGACCTCGCCGGCCGGGAAGACCTGATCAGCCGCCTCACCACCCTGGCGCAGGACGAGGAAGCACCCGTCATGATCCTGGTGACCCACCACCTGGAAGAGGTGCCTCCGGGGTTCACCCACGCCATGCTGATGCGCGACGGCGGGATCGTGGCGTCCGGCCCCATCGACACCGTGTTCACCGAGGAGCATCTCAGCGCGGCGTTCGACGTGCCCTTGGACGTCCGCCAGCAGGACGGCCGCTACACGGCTGTCGCCCGCGTCAGCGCCTGA
- a CDS encoding IS3 family transposase (programmed frameshift): MSNPGPRSGGPTPRRSFTPAQKLAYLDAYQQACDDGTGGGAYLRREGLYSSQITEWRKLRDAGVLEGKKPGEKIGKPTAEQAEIGRLRRQLEVSERKLARTAAALSIMEKARLLLEDNLRKRGAAALVQETLMSAYTALTLADISTREAAVIAGVSRATATRKPRIAVEDPPPVPAPANKLSVAERAHILATVNSKDFVDLPPVQIYARLLDEGVYLCSISTFYRVLEENCQVKERRRIARHPARAVPELVATGPGQVYTWDITKLAGPIKGKYYDCYVMIDIYSRYIVGAYVHAHESGELAVEMMKEIFGIHGIPQIVHADRGTSMTSKTVAALLSDLEVTRSHSRPRVSNDNPYSEAWFKSLKFAPTFPERFSSLPDARAFMDFFVDGYNHTHCHTGIGLNTPADVHYGLAASKALERAKILAAARAKTPERFTTNNDPKILAIPNTAWINKPTEKNDTKAAA, encoded by the exons ATGAGTAATCCTGGCCCCAGGTCCGGAGGCCCGACCCCTCGTAGGTCGTTCACTCCGGCACAAAAATTGGCGTACTTGGATGCGTACCAGCAGGCCTGTGACGATGGCACCGGCGGCGGGGCTTACCTGCGCCGCGAGGGCCTGTATTCTTCCCAGATCACCGAGTGGCGTAAGCTCCGCGACGCCGGTGTCCTCGAGGGCAAAAAGCCCGGGGAAAAGATCGGCAAGCCCACTGCTGAACAGGCAGAAATCGGGCGTCTACGTCGGCAGCTGGAGGTGAGTGAACGCAAGCTGGCACGGACTGCAGCTGCGTTGTCGATAATGGAAAAAGCACGGCTGCTTTTGGAGGATA ATCTCCGAAAGCGCGGAGCAGCAGCCCTGGTACAAGAAACCCTGATGAGCGCCTACACCGCCCTCACCCTGGCGGATATCTCTACCCGGGAAGCGGCCGTGATTGCAGGGGTATCCAGGGCCACAGCGACCCGCAAACCCCGCATCGCGGTGGAAGACCCTCCGCCGGTCCCGGCGCCGGCAAACAAGCTCTCAGTGGCCGAGCGCGCCCACATCCTGGCGACCGTGAATTCGAAGGATTTCGTGGACCTGCCGCCGGTGCAGATCTATGCCCGGCTCCTGGACGAAGGCGTCTATTTGTGCTCAATCTCCACGTTCTATCGCGTCCTGGAGGAGAACTGCCAGGTCAAGGAACGCCGCCGGATCGCACGCCACCCGGCGCGGGCCGTGCCGGAGCTGGTCGCGACCGGACCCGGACAGGTTTACACCTGGGACATCACCAAACTCGCTGGCCCGATCAAGGGAAAATACTACGACTGCTACGTCATGATCGACATCTATTCCCGCTACATCGTCGGCGCCTACGTCCATGCCCACGAGTCCGGGGAACTGGCCGTGGAAATGATGAAGGAAATCTTCGGCATCCACGGCATCCCGCAGATCGTCCACGCCGACCGTGGCACCTCGATGACCTCCAAAACAGTCGCGGCGCTGCTCTCGGACCTGGAGGTCACCCGGTCCCATTCCCGTCCCCGGGTCAGCAATGATAATCCGTACAGTGAGGCCTGGTTCAAGTCGCTGAAGTTCGCTCCCACGTTCCCCGAACGCTTCAGTTCCCTACCCGACGCGAGAGCGTTCATGGACTTCTTTGTCGACGGGTACAACCACACCCATTGCCACACCGGAATCGGCCTCAACACACCGGCGGATGTCCACTACGGACTGGCCGCCAGCAAAGCCCTCGAACGAGCCAAAATCTTGGCCGCCGCACGGGCAAAAACACCCGAACGATTCACCACCAACAACGACCCCAAAATCCTCGCCATCCCCAACACCGCCTGGATCAACAAACCAACCGAGAAAAACGACACAAAAGCAGCAGCCTAA
- a CDS encoding RNA methyltransferase has translation MSIHRLVDPADPRVSDYTSLTDTQLRRRREPAEGLYIAESTKVLRRAVDAGHTPRSFFLTDKWLPDLQDLLDRFPDVPAYVGTEHILEQITGFHLHRGALAAMDRPRPLALADVLNGARRIAVLEDIVDHTNLGAIFRSAAALGVDAVLISPRCADPLYRRAIRVSMGAVFQVPWVRLTDWPTQLADLQDAGFVVAGLALGERSVDLDELSAARHERLALVLGTEGDGLTQATLDLADQSVQIPMRAGVDSLNVAAASAVAFWECRLS, from the coding sequence ATGAGCATCCACCGGCTCGTTGACCCGGCCGACCCGCGGGTGTCGGATTACACCTCGCTCACCGACACCCAGCTGCGCCGTCGCAGGGAGCCTGCCGAGGGTCTCTACATCGCCGAAAGCACCAAGGTGCTTCGCCGCGCGGTCGACGCCGGCCACACGCCGCGGTCCTTCTTCCTCACCGACAAGTGGCTGCCCGACCTGCAGGACCTGCTGGACAGGTTCCCGGACGTCCCGGCGTACGTCGGGACCGAGCACATCCTTGAGCAGATCACCGGCTTCCATCTTCACCGCGGGGCCCTGGCCGCCATGGACCGGCCACGCCCGCTGGCGCTTGCCGACGTCCTGAACGGAGCCCGCCGGATCGCGGTCCTGGAGGACATCGTCGACCACACCAACCTCGGTGCCATCTTCCGTTCCGCTGCGGCGCTCGGCGTCGACGCCGTCTTGATCAGTCCCCGGTGTGCCGACCCGCTGTACCGGAGGGCGATCCGGGTCAGTATGGGCGCCGTTTTCCAGGTGCCCTGGGTGCGGCTGACCGACTGGCCAACCCAGCTCGCCGACTTGCAGGACGCCGGGTTTGTGGTTGCGGGGCTGGCGTTGGGGGAGCGGTCCGTGGACCTCGACGAGCTCAGCGCGGCACGCCACGAGCGGCTGGCCCTGGTCCTCGGCACCGAGGGCGACGGGCTCACCCAGGCGACCCTGGACCTCGCCGACCAGAGCGTGCAGATCCCGATGCGGGCGGGCGTCGATTCGCTCAATGTGGCCGCTGCCAGCGCCGTCGCGTTCTGGGAATGCCGCCTCAGCTAG
- a CDS encoding type B 50S ribosomal protein L31, protein MKSDIHPKYSTVVFRDLASEKSFLTRSTVTSKKTIEWEDGNTYPLVEVEISSESHPFYTGKQRIMDSAGRVERFNARFKGFGKK, encoded by the coding sequence GTGAAGTCTGATATCCACCCCAAGTACTCAACGGTTGTCTTCCGCGACCTCGCGTCCGAGAAGTCATTCCTGACCCGGTCCACCGTGACCTCCAAGAAGACCATTGAATGGGAAGACGGGAACACCTACCCACTGGTCGAGGTCGAAATCTCCTCCGAATCGCACCCTTTCTACACCGGCAAGCAGCGGATCATGGACTCCGCCGGCCGCGTGGAGCGCTTCAACGCCCGCTTCAAGGGCTTCGGCAAGAAGTAA
- the pepN gene encoding aminopeptidase N, with product MNENLRRDEAAHRSSLLSVDSYEVHLDLTAAADPDVAGFLSRSTVRFTCAEPGSDTFMDFISGEVHSITLNGSELDPAVVVDGARINLPGLAAENTVTVTGTALYSRSGEGMHRFTDPADGETYLYTQYEPADARRVFANFEQPDLKASFTFSVTAPNGWIVASNGAEVSRTEEEPPAAAGDRVAVWRFAPTERISTYITTVLAGPYFAATDHWSGTLSDGGTLEIPLGLYCRASLASAFDTDTIFDVTKRGLEYFHERFEYPYPFGKYDQAFVPEYNLGAMENPGLVTFTESYIFRSKATHDEYEARANTILHEMAHMWFGDLVTMFWWDDLWLKESFADYMGALAVAEATGSATSWVSFANRRKAWAYLQDQLPSTHPITADIVDLEAAKQNFDGITYAKGASVLKQLVAYAGSDAFFEAARAYFRNHAFGNTRLADLLSALTDATGQDMTGWAQQWLQTSGVPSLGAEVTVDDDGAYRSVVIHQEAVDPVTGESALRPHQIRLGLYSRVAGALIRTGTVDVRINGALTEVPELRGTLQPDLLLINDDDLTYAKIRFDDRSLATLLKSVGQLDEPLARAVCQAALWSNTRDAALSAADYVGAVQLAAPGETGVGALQVMLRNAHYAVEHYASAEGRGQLRERLFGFVVDGLRAARPESDQQLVWARAAAALGRHSDTHSDLFRALLEGQDRVPGLAVDAELRWLLWQALAAQARASAVDLEAELERDRTAAGKAGFTRASTSVPDPAIKEKAWQEAVFGTRLSNELLSATIAGFAEGPDELRAPYLEQYFAEIGRVWETRGIEMASRIVRGLFPGSQDLEPGLPAGEHRVVRAADAWLADHHSAPAALRRIVLEERDHLLRSLRAQEKQAR from the coding sequence ATGAACGAGAATCTCCGCCGCGATGAAGCGGCCCACCGGTCCAGTCTCCTGAGCGTCGACAGCTACGAGGTCCACCTTGACCTCACTGCGGCTGCCGACCCCGATGTCGCCGGCTTCCTGTCCCGGTCGACCGTCAGGTTCACCTGCGCCGAACCGGGCAGCGATACCTTCATGGACTTCATCAGCGGTGAGGTCCACTCGATCACCCTGAACGGCAGCGAGCTGGACCCCGCAGTCGTCGTCGACGGCGCCCGGATCAACCTGCCCGGACTGGCGGCAGAGAACACCGTCACGGTGACGGGAACAGCTCTCTACAGCCGGAGCGGCGAAGGAATGCACCGCTTCACCGACCCGGCCGACGGCGAGACCTACCTCTACACGCAGTACGAGCCAGCCGACGCCCGCCGTGTTTTCGCAAACTTTGAGCAGCCGGATCTGAAAGCCTCCTTCACCTTCTCGGTGACCGCGCCGAACGGGTGGATCGTGGCTTCCAACGGCGCGGAGGTCTCCCGGACAGAAGAGGAGCCACCCGCCGCGGCTGGGGACCGCGTGGCGGTGTGGAGGTTCGCTCCGACCGAACGGATCTCCACGTACATCACCACGGTCCTCGCCGGACCCTACTTCGCAGCCACCGACCATTGGTCCGGCACCCTGTCCGACGGCGGCACCCTGGAGATCCCGCTGGGTCTCTACTGCAGGGCGTCCCTGGCCAGTGCGTTCGACACCGATACCATTTTCGACGTCACCAAGCGCGGGCTTGAGTACTTCCACGAGCGGTTCGAATATCCCTACCCGTTCGGCAAATACGACCAGGCGTTCGTTCCGGAGTACAACCTCGGAGCCATGGAGAACCCGGGCCTGGTCACGTTCACCGAGAGCTACATCTTCCGGTCCAAGGCAACCCACGACGAGTACGAAGCCCGCGCCAACACCATCCTGCACGAGATGGCCCACATGTGGTTCGGCGACCTGGTGACCATGTTCTGGTGGGACGACCTCTGGCTGAAGGAGTCCTTCGCCGACTACATGGGCGCCCTCGCGGTGGCCGAGGCAACCGGCTCCGCCACCTCGTGGGTGAGTTTCGCGAACCGCCGCAAGGCGTGGGCCTACCTCCAGGACCAACTGCCCTCCACCCACCCGATCACCGCTGACATTGTTGATCTGGAAGCAGCCAAGCAGAACTTCGACGGCATTACCTACGCCAAGGGTGCCTCGGTGCTGAAGCAGTTGGTGGCCTACGCCGGCAGCGACGCGTTCTTCGAAGCGGCCCGCGCCTACTTCAGGAACCATGCCTTCGGGAACACCCGACTGGCCGACCTGCTCTCAGCCCTGACCGACGCCACCGGCCAGGACATGACCGGGTGGGCCCAACAGTGGCTCCAGACCTCCGGTGTGCCTTCGCTGGGTGCCGAGGTGACGGTCGACGACGACGGCGCCTACCGCTCCGTAGTGATCCATCAGGAGGCCGTAGACCCGGTCACCGGTGAATCAGCGTTGCGGCCGCACCAGATCCGGCTGGGACTCTACAGTCGGGTCGCCGGGGCCCTCATCCGCACCGGCACCGTCGATGTGCGCATCAACGGTGCTCTCACAGAGGTTCCGGAACTGCGCGGTACGCTCCAACCGGATCTGCTCCTGATCAACGACGACGACCTGACCTACGCGAAGATCCGCTTCGACGACCGCTCCCTGGCGACCCTGCTGAAGAGTGTGGGGCAGCTGGACGAGCCGTTGGCACGCGCGGTGTGCCAGGCCGCACTGTGGTCGAACACCCGTGACGCCGCGCTCTCCGCGGCCGACTATGTCGGCGCTGTCCAGCTGGCTGCGCCCGGCGAGACGGGCGTCGGTGCGTTGCAGGTCATGCTGCGCAACGCGCACTACGCCGTCGAACACTATGCGTCGGCGGAGGGACGCGGGCAGCTCCGGGAGCGGTTGTTCGGCTTTGTGGTGGACGGCCTTCGCGCCGCGCGGCCCGAATCGGACCAGCAGCTGGTCTGGGCACGCGCTGCCGCCGCGCTGGGTCGTCACAGCGACACCCATTCGGACCTCTTCAGAGCGCTGCTGGAAGGACAGGACCGCGTGCCCGGACTCGCCGTCGACGCCGAACTGCGCTGGCTCCTCTGGCAGGCCCTCGCTGCCCAGGCACGTGCGTCCGCAGTGGACCTGGAGGCTGAGCTGGAACGCGACCGCACTGCGGCTGGCAAGGCCGGGTTCACCCGGGCATCCACCTCGGTTCCCGACCCGGCCATCAAGGAGAAGGCGTGGCAGGAAGCGGTGTTTGGCACCCGGCTCTCCAACGAGCTGCTCTCGGCGACGATCGCTGGGTTCGCTGAAGGCCCGGACGAGCTGCGCGCCCCCTACCTGGAACAGTACTTTGCCGAGATTGGGCGGGTGTGGGAAACCAGGGGCATCGAGATGGCCAGCCGGATTGTGCGCGGACTGTTCCCCGGCTCCCAGGACCTTGAGCCAGGGTTGCCAGCAGGGGAACATCGGGTGGTGCGGGCGGCCGATGCGTGGCTGGCGGACCACCACTCGGCCCCTGCCGCCCTGCGGCGGATCGTGCTGGAGGAACGCGACCACCTGCTGCGCTCACTCCGGGCGCAGGAGAAGCAGGCCCGGTAG
- a CDS encoding beta-ketoacyl-ACP reductase, which translates to MILEDSVADAEQGRSVLVTGGNRGIGLAIAQAFVENGDRVAITYRSGDVPEGMLGVKADVTSEDQVDAAFSAVEEAHGPVEVLVANAGITRDTLLMRMSESDFTDVIDTNLTGAFRVIKRASKGMIRLRKGRVVLISSVTGLYGAPGQINYSASKAGLIGIARSLTRELGSRGITANVVAPGFINTDMTAELPEDTRKNYLATIPARRFAEPTEVANVVKWIASDDAGYISGAVIPVDGGLGMGH; encoded by the coding sequence ATGATTTTGGAGGATTCCGTGGCAGACGCCGAACAGGGACGCAGTGTTTTGGTAACCGGAGGCAACCGCGGCATCGGGCTCGCCATTGCGCAGGCCTTTGTCGAGAACGGCGACCGGGTGGCCATCACCTACCGCAGCGGCGACGTTCCCGAGGGCATGCTGGGCGTCAAGGCCGACGTCACCAGCGAGGACCAGGTTGATGCGGCGTTCTCCGCCGTCGAGGAAGCCCACGGTCCGGTTGAGGTGCTCGTCGCCAATGCCGGGATCACCCGCGACACCCTGCTGATGCGGATGAGCGAGTCCGACTTCACCGACGTCATCGACACCAACCTCACCGGTGCTTTCCGCGTCATCAAGCGCGCGTCGAAGGGCATGATCCGGCTTCGCAAGGGCCGCGTGGTCCTGATCTCCTCCGTCACGGGCCTGTACGGCGCACCAGGCCAGATCAATTACTCGGCCTCCAAGGCGGGCCTGATCGGCATCGCCCGCTCGCTCACCCGGGAGCTCGGCTCGCGGGGGATCACCGCCAATGTCGTGGCCCCAGGTTTCATCAACACCGACATGACCGCCGAACTGCCTGAGGACACCCGCAAGAATTATCTCGCGACGATCCCTGCCCGCCGCTTCGCCGAGCCCACTGAGGTAGCCAACGTGGTGAAGTGGATAGCCAGCGACGACGCCGGCTACATCTCCGGTGCCGTCATCCCGGTTGACGGCGGTCTGGGCATGGGCCACTAG
- a CDS encoding sulfite exporter TauE/SafE family protein, with protein sequence MELLQGALIFVAGLWAGAINSVVGSGTLVTFPVLLALGFAPVTATISNAMGLIAGGVSGTWGYRRELAGLRSTILRLLPASILGGITGAALLLNLPEQVFEFAAPVLIIIALGFVIFQPALQRRVLLRAERRESTGSHPVGLTILVYLAGVYGGYFVAAQGILLVGILGIFLHGTIQNATAVKNLLVLAVNVVAGISYMLFAFDRINWWVVLVIAVSSLIGGFLGALIGRRLRPVVLRSIIVALGLVALYIMVARLVIG encoded by the coding sequence ATGGAACTATTGCAGGGCGCCCTGATCTTTGTCGCCGGGCTGTGGGCGGGCGCCATCAACTCGGTGGTCGGCTCCGGCACCCTCGTGACCTTCCCCGTGTTGCTCGCCCTGGGGTTTGCGCCGGTGACTGCCACGATCAGCAATGCGATGGGGCTGATTGCCGGCGGCGTCTCGGGCACCTGGGGGTACCGCCGGGAACTCGCTGGCCTCCGCTCGACCATCCTGCGCCTCCTGCCCGCCTCAATCCTGGGCGGCATCACCGGGGCGGCACTGCTGCTGAATCTCCCGGAGCAGGTGTTCGAATTCGCCGCACCGGTGCTGATCATCATCGCCCTCGGCTTCGTGATTTTTCAGCCCGCCTTGCAACGACGGGTCCTCCTCCGGGCGGAACGCCGAGAATCCACCGGTTCGCACCCCGTCGGACTGACCATCCTGGTGTACCTGGCTGGCGTCTACGGCGGGTACTTCGTGGCTGCGCAGGGGATCCTGCTGGTGGGCATTCTGGGGATCTTCCTCCACGGAACCATCCAGAATGCCACGGCGGTGAAGAACCTGCTGGTACTGGCTGTGAACGTGGTGGCGGGAATCTCCTACATGCTCTTCGCCTTTGACCGGATCAACTGGTGGGTGGTGCTGGTCATCGCGGTCAGCTCGCTGATTGGCGGGTTCCTGGGCGCGCTGATCGGCCGCCGGTTGCGGCCGGTGGTGTTGCGCTCCATCATCGTGGCGCTCGGACTGGTGGCCCTGTACATCATGGTTGCGCGGTTGGTGATCGGATGA
- the serB gene encoding phosphoserine phosphatase SerB → MPREFGVVSYGMELADDFLIAVQGAVQETGAQIVELENADESRFQASTLLVSFDGTATELRTAVQSRVTGGHGCAVVPPALLAEGRKLLIMDVDSTLIRQEVIELLAAHAGRQAEVAAVTEAAMRGDIDFTQSLRSRVAVLKGLPASVLTDVGATIELSDGAAELVRHYLASGHAVAAVSGGFTQLLDPLAAQLCLTFAEANLLGISADGYLTGEVVGPVVDRAAKERSLRRWAAEAGVPVDRTIAVGDGANDLDMLTAAGLGVAFNAKPAVRAAADASIDLPYLDVVKYFSRH, encoded by the coding sequence ATGCCCAGGGAATTCGGTGTGGTCAGTTACGGCATGGAACTCGCGGATGACTTCCTGATCGCCGTGCAGGGCGCGGTGCAGGAGACCGGAGCGCAGATCGTCGAGTTGGAGAACGCCGACGAGTCCCGTTTCCAGGCGTCCACCCTCCTGGTTTCCTTCGACGGCACCGCAACAGAGCTCCGCACAGCGGTGCAGTCCCGGGTCACCGGCGGCCACGGGTGCGCCGTCGTTCCACCGGCATTGCTGGCGGAGGGCCGGAAACTGCTCATCATGGACGTTGACTCCACCCTGATCCGTCAGGAGGTCATCGAGCTGCTCGCTGCGCACGCCGGGCGTCAGGCCGAGGTCGCGGCGGTCACCGAGGCGGCAATGCGCGGGGACATCGACTTCACCCAGAGCCTGCGCTCACGGGTGGCGGTGCTCAAGGGACTTCCCGCCAGCGTCCTCACCGATGTGGGGGCAACCATCGAACTCAGCGATGGCGCGGCGGAGCTGGTGCGGCACTATCTGGCCTCAGGGCACGCCGTCGCCGCTGTTTCGGGCGGGTTCACCCAGCTGCTGGATCCCCTCGCCGCGCAGCTCTGCCTGACGTTCGCCGAGGCCAACCTGTTGGGAATCAGTGCCGACGGGTACCTCACCGGTGAGGTGGTGGGCCCCGTGGTGGACCGTGCGGCGAAGGAGCGTTCCCTGCGGCGCTGGGCTGCTGAGGCGGGTGTTCCGGTGGATCGGACCATCGCCGTCGGCGACGGAGCGAATGACCTGGACATGCTCACGGCGGCCGGACTGGGCGTGGCGTTCAACGCGAAGCCCGCGGTGCGGGCCGCCGCGGACGCATCCATCGATCTGCCCTACCTGGACGTGGTCAAGTACTTCAGCAGGCACTGA
- a CDS encoding biotin/lipoate A/B protein ligase family protein yields the protein MTSPLPAGELHGEYKVPGGKLVAADFTVDGGFLTKVSINGDFFLEPDEALDDINRALEGQPAAATHGELTAAVAQGLDPAAQLFGFSPEAVATAVRRALGLATGWSDHQWDVIAPTPLSTEMHVAMDEVLTREVGDGRRNPTLRFWEWESPSVVIGSFQSMRNEVDPDGVARHGVSVVRRVSGGGAMFMEHGNAITYSLYLPQTLVDSLSFAESYPFLDAWVMEALRTLGIEAWYQPLNDIATDVGKIGGAAQKRLSNGGMLHHVTMSYDIDADKMLEVLRIGKEKLSDKGTRSAKKRVDPLRRQTGRSREDIIRVMIDTFKARYGAQDSTFTEAELARAGQLVDEKFGTSDWLYRVP from the coding sequence ATGACCAGCCCACTCCCCGCGGGAGAACTGCACGGCGAGTACAAGGTGCCCGGCGGAAAGCTTGTCGCCGCTGACTTCACCGTTGACGGCGGTTTCCTGACCAAGGTGTCAATTAACGGTGACTTCTTCCTTGAACCCGATGAGGCGCTCGACGACATCAACCGGGCGCTGGAGGGCCAGCCGGCAGCTGCGACGCACGGGGAGCTGACCGCGGCCGTCGCGCAGGGCCTGGACCCGGCAGCCCAGCTGTTCGGCTTTTCCCCGGAGGCGGTGGCGACGGCGGTCCGCCGCGCGCTGGGGTTGGCTACCGGCTGGTCCGACCACCAGTGGGATGTCATCGCCCCCACGCCCCTGTCCACCGAGATGCATGTCGCCATGGATGAGGTGCTGACCCGTGAGGTGGGCGACGGCCGTCGCAACCCGACCCTCCGGTTCTGGGAGTGGGAATCGCCGTCGGTGGTGATCGGCAGTTTCCAGTCGATGCGCAACGAGGTCGATCCTGACGGGGTGGCGCGGCACGGCGTGAGCGTGGTCCGGCGGGTCAGCGGCGGGGGAGCGATGTTCATGGAACACGGTAACGCCATCACCTACTCCCTGTACCTGCCGCAAACCCTCGTGGATTCGCTGAGCTTCGCCGAGTCCTACCCGTTCCTGGATGCCTGGGTGATGGAGGCCCTCCGGACGCTCGGCATTGAGGCCTGGTACCAGCCGCTGAACGACATCGCCACCGACGTCGGCAAGATCGGAGGGGCAGCGCAGAAACGGCTGAGCAATGGCGGAATGCTCCACCACGTCACCATGTCCTACGACATCGACGCGGACAAGATGCTCGAGGTGCTGCGGATCGGCAAGGAGAAGCTGTCCGACAAGGGCACGCGGAGCGCCAAGAAACGGGTCGACCCGCTCCGCCGCCAGACCGGTCGCAGCCGGGAGGACATCATCAGGGTCATGATTGACACGTTCAAGGCGCGGTACGGTGCGCAGGACTCGACCTTCACCGAGGCTGAGCTCGCCCGCGCCGGACAGCTCGTGGACGAGAAATTCGGCACCTCCGACTGGCTTTACCGGGTGCCCTAG